The Elusimicrobiota bacterium genome includes a region encoding these proteins:
- a CDS encoding transglycosylase SLT domain-containing protein → MIFLLNKKYFIFLFFFLFAVAGIAYPFCVKIQNPEDNKTVSGMVNITAGFYPNKCDKNKSYKEIDDLLSNTNSNFDKDLLKAIAWQESRWQQFNENGNTYRCVNTDESTDCGLMQINSENSGLLEENGWDFKRIGTDTEYNLKAALQILTNKQNELNRIKNVRPKRWNELVRQYDFQGHSMQDIVLKYYNTLRKSWEYPDAINKNIKDKPWIQKVTSSLSIDDETKIKKEVALIEALQYSWDTSNVKEGDHRIKAIAVSKRGSSSDVVTVIIEKAEKEKEGVGRGEIVIEQKWPYALVDVYKVKGTIKITNLKMTDHKKDKSGSVDVPTLRYDGDGTIKYVQPVIIEHNQYTKSTTNFTIKNTEIKFKIRVTFDEESEINGGDVNRYVGLIDLYDLNEKILGDRSAYIVSDDGSFAQKVNEPNIEITFPKSFFGKTEISDRAIKIIIDYDNQLEKVNGLVQANY, encoded by the coding sequence ATGATATTCTTGTTAAATAAAAAATATTTTATTTTTCTTTTTTTCTTTTTATTTGCAGTAGCGGGCATCGCGTATCCTTTTTGCGTCAAAATTCAAAATCCTGAAGATAATAAAACTGTGTCAGGAATGGTTAATATAACTGCAGGTTTTTATCCCAATAAATGCGACAAAAATAAATCATATAAAGAAATAGATGATTTATTGAGCAACACTAATTCTAATTTTGACAAGGACTTGCTTAAAGCCATTGCATGGCAGGAAAGCCGATGGCAGCAGTTTAACGAGAATGGAAATACATATAGATGTGTAAATACTGATGAATCGACTGATTGTGGTTTAATGCAAATAAATAGTGAAAATAGCGGATTGCTGGAAGAAAATGGATGGGATTTCAAAAGGATAGGTACTGATACAGAGTATAATCTTAAGGCGGCACTGCAGATATTGACTAATAAACAGAATGAATTAAATAGAATAAAAAATGTGAGACCAAAACGTTGGAACGAATTAGTGCGGCAATATGATTTTCAAGGACATAGTATGCAAGATATTGTTTTGAAGTATTATAATACGCTTCGCAAATCGTGGGAATATCCAGACGCAATAAATAAAAATATTAAAGATAAACCATGGATTCAAAAAGTGACGAGCAGTTTGTCAATTGACGACGAAACAAAAATCAAGAAGGAAGTTGCCTTAATTGAAGCTTTGCAATATAGTTGGGATACTTCAAATGTCAAAGAAGGGGATCATAGAATTAAAGCTATTGCCGTTTCAAAGAGGGGATCATCTTCAGATGTTGTCACTGTTATAATTGAAAAAGCGGAAAAAGAAAAAGAAGGAGTGGGAAGGGGCGAAATAGTAATAGAGCAAAAGTGGCCATATGCCCTTGTAGATGTCTATAAAGTCAAAGGAACCATAAAAATTACTAACTTAAAAATGACTGATCATAAGAAAGATAAATCTGGTAGTGTTGATGTCCCGACACTTAGGTATGATGGGGACGGAACTATTAAATATGTACAACCAGTAATAATTGAGCATAACCAGTACACGAAATCTACTACAAACTTTACGATCAAAAATACCGAAATCAAATTCAAGATTAGAGTTACTTTTGACGAAGAAAGCGAGATTAATGGCGGCGATGTAAATCGTTATGTGGGCTTAATCGACCTATATGATTTGAATGAAAAGATACTGGGAGACCGCAGCGCTTATATAGTCAGTGATGATGGTAGCTTCGCTCAGAAAGTGAATGAGCCAAACATTGAAATAACTTTCCCGAAGTCGTTTTTCGGCAAAACTGAGATAAGTGATCGGGCAATCAAAATAATAATTGATTACGATAATCAACTCGAAAAGGTTAATGGTTTGGTTCAAGCCAATTATTAA